Proteins from a single region of Candidatus Cloacimonadota bacterium:
- a CDS encoding STAS domain-containing protein gives MTIDLTFNDNIASMKIDGILNSENAHILQEKLGEVMQSNATLLELDLLDCRNISSTGIGKILLFYKDFISKGGEIEVVRSSNSVYELFSMLKLNQLFTVNLG, from the coding sequence ATGACTATTGATCTTACCTTTAACGACAACATTGCCTCAATGAAGATTGATGGTATCCTAAATAGCGAAAATGCACATATTTTGCAAGAGAAGCTTGGCGAAGTAATGCAAAGCAATGCTACTTTATTGGAGCTTGACCTTTTGGATTGCCGGAATATATCTTCTACTGGAATCGGAAAGATACTGTTATTTTATAAGGATTTTATTTCAAAAGGCGGAGAGATAGAAGTGGTTCGCAGTTCGAACAGTGTGTACGAACTATTCAGCATGCTGAAGCTGAACCAACTCTTTACAGTCAATCTTGGCTAA
- a CDS encoding amino acid permease, whose protein sequence is MPDQKKSGHGFGTAPVFLAAISTILGAVMFLRFGYAVGNVGLAGSLLIVLIGHIITIPTGLAIAEIATNLKVRGGGEYYIISRSFGSTLGGTIGISLYLSQAISVAFYLIAFAEAFRPLFPYIANLTGYIPDARMISIPVAVILTLILSRKGASIGVGALMGIVVTLGISLVLIFTGKGLLSEGHSIGLFDTVENPHNFFKVFAIVFPAFTGMTAGVGLSGDLRDPRKSIPLGTLAATLTGLAVYILLVFKLSKSATPADLASDQFILSRISAWGPSVFIGLGAATLSSSLGSFLVAPRTLQALSSDKFFPSIGWNKFLSRGVGDSNEPVNATWITAAIVFVFLAMGDVDFVAQIISMFFMITYGTLCLISFLEHFAGNPSYRPTFKTKWYFSLVGALACFLMMFMMQPGYALASILVMSGIYMWLNKTKKGERNLAMVFRGVLFQSTRKLQIAIQKRNAAPDMSNWRPSIVALTQYSEDRVAVFNLLRWLSHHYGFGSYIHFIKGPLNLATNNESKKILQNLINQSQISSAGFYVDTIVAPTFKTAVAQIVQIPGITGMENNSILFNYYKDNKEEIPPIIDGCYFTAVTGLNSLILRSGTRHFGFRSRIDIWLTSGDYRNANLMILLAYILIGHPEWRDCQIRVFDVVARGSVTASRLEEQISSGRLPISRGNIQHIEKSPEEKLSDLMQGVSCDADLIILGLSLKKMRKDGGEYLMSFPCAQDMLFVRAGQKILIDSEAEEADLIEGVEDNVNGDPIDSSESSKNTDKDEHIDASITKE, encoded by the coding sequence ATGCCCGATCAGAAAAAGAGCGGTCACGGTTTTGGTACTGCTCCAGTTTTTTTAGCTGCAATAAGCACCATTCTTGGTGCCGTAATGTTTTTGCGCTTCGGATATGCTGTTGGCAATGTAGGTCTTGCCGGAAGCTTATTGATAGTATTGATTGGTCACATTATTACAATCCCCACCGGTTTAGCGATTGCTGAGATTGCCACAAATCTAAAGGTTCGTGGAGGTGGTGAATACTACATTATAAGCCGATCATTTGGTTCAACTTTAGGTGGAACAATTGGGATATCCCTGTACTTATCACAGGCAATATCGGTCGCTTTTTATCTAATAGCTTTTGCTGAAGCGTTTAGACCTCTATTTCCATATATTGCAAATCTTACCGGATATATTCCCGATGCGCGTATGATTTCAATTCCTGTTGCGGTAATTCTAACGCTAATTCTTTCCCGCAAGGGTGCGTCAATTGGCGTGGGAGCATTGATGGGGATTGTAGTAACATTAGGAATTTCTTTAGTATTGATATTCACTGGGAAAGGTCTTTTATCGGAAGGGCATAGCATTGGATTGTTTGACACAGTAGAAAACCCCCATAATTTCTTCAAGGTATTTGCCATAGTGTTTCCGGCTTTTACAGGTATGACGGCGGGAGTAGGGCTTTCGGGTGATCTGAGGGATCCGCGAAAATCCATACCTTTGGGAACTTTAGCTGCCACATTAACCGGTCTGGCAGTCTATATACTTTTAGTATTTAAACTAAGTAAAAGCGCAACACCTGCTGATCTGGCCTCAGATCAATTTATCCTTAGCAGAATTTCGGCATGGGGTCCTTCCGTATTTATTGGCTTAGGGGCAGCAACTTTATCCTCTTCTTTAGGCTCTTTTCTTGTTGCTCCCAGAACCTTACAAGCACTCAGTTCAGATAAGTTTTTTCCTTCTATAGGTTGGAATAAATTTCTCAGTAGAGGAGTGGGAGATTCGAATGAACCCGTAAATGCCACATGGATTACGGCTGCTATAGTGTTTGTGTTTTTGGCAATGGGTGATGTAGACTTTGTTGCGCAGATCATCAGTATGTTCTTCATGATAACCTACGGCACCTTATGCCTAATCAGTTTCCTTGAGCATTTCGCTGGAAACCCATCATACCGTCCTACCTTCAAAACCAAATGGTATTTTTCATTAGTTGGAGCACTGGCATGTTTTCTGATGATGTTTATGATGCAACCTGGCTATGCTTTGGCGTCAATATTGGTGATGTCTGGCATCTATATGTGGCTTAATAAAACAAAGAAAGGCGAACGAAACTTGGCGATGGTATTTCGGGGAGTTTTGTTTCAAAGCACCAGAAAGTTACAAATTGCCATTCAAAAACGTAATGCCGCTCCAGATATGTCAAATTGGCGTCCCTCAATTGTTGCATTGACCCAATATTCCGAAGACAGGGTAGCAGTTTTCAATCTCTTGCGCTGGCTCAGCCATCACTACGGTTTTGGTTCTTATATTCATTTTATTAAAGGACCATTGAATTTGGCCACTAATAACGAATCCAAAAAGATTTTACAGAACCTTATCAATCAATCGCAAATTAGTTCGGCAGGGTTCTATGTAGATACTATTGTAGCGCCTACATTCAAGACAGCGGTAGCCCAGATTGTACAGATACCCGGAATAACGGGAATGGAAAACAACAGTATTCTCTTCAATTATTACAAAGATAACAAAGAGGAAATTCCACCCATTATTGACGGATGTTATTTTACTGCAGTTACTGGTTTGAATTCTTTGATTTTGCGAAGCGGAACGCGACATTTTGGTTTTCGCAGCCGAATCGATATTTGGTTAACATCCGGAGACTACCGTAATGCAAATCTGATGATTCTTTTAGCCTATATTCTAATTGGGCATCCAGAGTGGCGAGATTGCCAAATTCGTGTATTTGATGTGGTGGCAAGAGGTAGTGTTACTGCAAGTCGGTTAGAAGAACAAATTAGCAGTGGAAGATTGCCAATCTCCCGAGGTAATATCCAGCATATCGAAAAGAGTCCGGAGGAGAAACTTTCTGATTTGATGCAAGGTGTATCTTGTGATGCAGACCTTATTATTTTGGGGCTTTCGCTCAAAAAGATGCGCAAGGATGGCGGAGAATACTTAATGAGCTTTCCATGTGCGCAGGATATGCTATTTGTCCGAGCAGGTCAAAAAATACTTATTGATTCTGAAGCTGAAGAAGCTGATCTAATTGAAGGAGTCGAAGATAACGTCAACGGAGATCCTATAGACTCTAGTGAAAGCAGTAAAAATACCGATAAAGATGAACATATAGATGCTTCCATTACAAAAGAATAA
- the fusA gene encoding elongation factor G yields MKSDADNPLSKIRNIGIMAHIDAGKTTTTERILFYTGFLHKMGEVHDGNAFTDWMDQERERGITITSATVNCPWRDHQINIIDTPGHVDFTAEVERSLRVLDGAVGVFCAVGGVEPQSETVWHQADRYKVPRIAYINKMDRTGADYERVIQMIHERLSTKACAINIPIGREDGFEGVVDIITMEAWYFDPLTQGSQISHKCIPESVMDEASILREHLLESIAEYDDELMMLFLEGEEIPAEIIIRAIRRGTIDHGFIPVLCGSSLKNKGLQLLLDAIIDFLPSPLDIGDTHAINPITNEPIYLSADPDAPFVGMAFKVQIDKYVGRLIYVRVYSGTIKKGASFVNVTNGKKERVARILQMMSNKKNDKDNLHAGDIGAIVGPKFLVTGDTITDGSMEVALSKMHFPDSVISIAIEPKTKTDQENLSNALSRLEEEDPTFKVHIDKDTGQTLISGMGELHLDIIVNRIKREFGVSANVGNPQVSYKESITLMVQINEVFQREMNGKGNYASVTFRMSPILLKNITDDNKNSFKVSVSPDKIPQEYWKPIEEAAYAALSDGPLISGNVERVAIELVDGDYNPVDSNELAFRIATSMAISKGLRQAKPVIMEPIMLLSVISPEDFVGDIISDINAKRGKIEVMRKHNEYQQEVIAEVPLSEIFGYSTRIRSLSQGRAIYTLEFKKFEIAPAQVQTEVIRRIRGYAE; encoded by the coding sequence ATGAAAAGCGATGCGGATAATCCGCTTTCAAAAATACGAAATATCGGTATAATGGCTCATATCGATGCCGGAAAGACTACCACAACCGAACGCATTCTATTCTACACGGGTTTTCTACACAAAATGGGAGAAGTACACGACGGAAATGCATTTACAGATTGGATGGATCAGGAGCGAGAACGTGGAATAACAATAACATCAGCTACGGTCAACTGCCCTTGGAGAGATCATCAAATCAATATTATTGATACTCCCGGCCATGTGGATTTTACTGCCGAAGTTGAGCGATCACTGCGGGTTTTGGATGGAGCGGTTGGTGTATTCTGTGCTGTTGGAGGAGTGGAACCTCAATCGGAAACAGTTTGGCATCAAGCAGATCGATATAAAGTTCCCCGCATTGCTTATATCAATAAAATGGATCGTACCGGTGCAGATTATGAGCGCGTTATCCAGATGATACACGAACGTTTAAGCACAAAAGCCTGTGCTATAAATATTCCAATTGGAAGAGAAGATGGTTTTGAGGGAGTAGTAGATATTATTACGATGGAAGCATGGTATTTTGATCCTCTGACTCAAGGTTCACAAATAAGCCATAAATGCATACCCGAAAGCGTTATGGATGAAGCTAGCATCTTGCGAGAGCACCTACTAGAATCTATTGCCGAATACGACGACGAACTCATGATGCTATTTTTGGAGGGAGAAGAGATACCGGCAGAGATTATTATCCGTGCCATCCGCAGAGGGACAATTGATCACGGATTTATCCCGGTGCTTTGTGGTTCATCATTAAAAAATAAAGGTTTGCAATTACTTTTAGACGCAATAATCGATTTTCTGCCCTCTCCATTGGATATTGGAGATACTCACGCAATAAATCCTATAACAAATGAGCCTATATATTTATCTGCAGACCCGGATGCACCCTTTGTAGGAATGGCATTTAAGGTGCAAATAGACAAATATGTGGGTCGTCTGATTTATGTGCGTGTTTATAGCGGCACCATAAAAAAGGGAGCTTCATTTGTAAATGTAACTAACGGGAAAAAGGAGCGTGTAGCCAGAATTTTGCAAATGATGAGCAATAAGAAGAATGATAAAGATAACCTCCATGCTGGCGATATTGGTGCTATTGTTGGTCCCAAATTCTTAGTGACTGGCGATACAATTACCGATGGCAGCATGGAAGTTGCGTTATCCAAAATGCATTTCCCCGATTCAGTGATTTCCATAGCCATTGAGCCCAAAACAAAGACAGATCAAGAAAACCTTAGCAATGCTCTTTCTCGTTTGGAGGAAGAAGATCCAACCTTTAAGGTTCATATCGATAAAGATACAGGGCAAACGCTCATTTCGGGGATGGGGGAATTGCATCTAGATATTATTGTAAATCGCATAAAACGTGAGTTTGGGGTTAGCGCAAACGTGGGTAATCCTCAAGTATCATATAAAGAAAGCATTACGCTGATGGTTCAGATCAACGAAGTTTTCCAGCGTGAAATGAATGGAAAAGGAAATTATGCTTCAGTTACTTTCCGTATGAGTCCAATACTCCTCAAGAATATCACCGATGACAATAAAAACTCGTTTAAGGTGTCGGTATCACCAGATAAAATTCCCCAAGAATATTGGAAACCAATAGAAGAAGCGGCCTATGCGGCACTATCGGATGGCCCACTCATAAGCGGAAATGTAGAACGAGTTGCAATTGAACTGGTGGATGGTGATTATAATCCGGTAGATTCAAATGAATTGGCATTTAGAATTGCCACATCGATGGCTATTAGCAAGGGATTACGCCAAGCAAAACCGGTAATCATGGAACCGATCATGCTTCTCTCGGTAATATCTCCAGAAGACTTTGTGGGCGATATTATATCTGACATCAATGCCAAACGCGGGAAGATCGAAGTTATGCGCAAACACAACGAATATCAACAGGAAGTAATAGCCGAAGTTCCCTTATCTGAGATATTTGGCTATTCAACCAGGATTCGTAGCCTTTCTCAGGGACGTGCCATTTATACGCTTGAGTTCAAAAAATTTGAGATTGCTCCTGCCCAAGTACAAACGGAAGTGATACGTAGGATACGAGGTTATGCAGAATAA